The Rhodospirillales bacterium genome includes the window TCTCAGGCTGACGATCGGTCGCACAGGGCCTTCCGCGTGCGAGACTCATCGGTCGATCTCCCCGAACACGATATCCATGCTGCCCACGATCGCCGCTGCGTCGGCCAGCATGTGGCCCTTGCACAGGAAGTCGGTCGACGCGAGATGAAGGAACCCGGGCGCCCGGATGCGGCAGCGATAGGGCTTGTTGGTGCCGTCCGAGACGATGAACACACCGAACTCACCCTTGGGCGCTTCGACGGCGGCGTAGGCTTCACCCTCGGGGACGTGATAGCCCTCCGTATAGAGCTTGAAGTGGTGAATCAGCGCTTCCATCGACGTCTTCATGTCCGCACGCGACGGCGGCGCGACCTTGGGGTCGGTCGTCTTGACCGGGCCCGAGGGCATGTTGGCGATGCACTGTTTGATAATCTTGATGGATTCGCGCATCTCGGCGAGCCGGCACATGTAGCGCTCGAAACAGTCGCCCGTGGTGCCGGTAGGAATGTCGAAGTCCATCTTGGCGTAGGCATCGTAGGGCTGCGCCTTGCGCAGGTCCCACGGCAGTCCGGCCGAACGCAGCATCGGACCGCTGAAGCCCCAGTCAATCGCATCGTCGAGCGTGACCATGCCGATGTCGACGGTGCGCTGCTTGAAGATACGGTTCTCGTTGAGCAGGTACTCGATGTCACCGACCAGCTTGGGCAGCGTGTCGACATAATCGTCAATCGCCTTCTCCATGCCGGCCGGCAGATCCTGCGCCACGCCGCCGGGGCGGAAGTAGGCCGCATGCATGCGCGCGCCCGAGACGCCCTCATAGAACTCCATCAGCTTCTCGCGCTCCTCGAACGCCCAGAGCGCGGGCGTAACCGCACCGACGTCGAGCGCGAAGGTCGTGACGTTGAGAAGATGATTGAGAATGCGGGTAATCTCGGAGAACAGCACCCGGACGTACTGGCCACGCGACGGGACCTCGATCCCCAGGAGCTTCTCGACTGCGAGCGCATAGCTGTGCTCGAGACACATGGGCGAGACGTAATCGAGCCGGTCGAAGTACGGTACCGCCTGCAGGTATGTCTTGTATTCGATCAGCTTCTCGGTGCCGCGGTGCAGCAGGCCGATGTGCGGATCGGCGCGTTCCACGACCTCGCCGTCCATCTCCAGAACGAGACGCAGCACGCCGTGCGCTGCAGGATGCTGCGGGCCGAAGTTGATGGTCGTGGTCTTGATGTCGACTTCAGCCATCGTTCCTGGCCTCCGTCGCCTCGTCCGACGCCTTTTCGTCTCCAGGAAGAACGCCAAAAGATCCTTCCCATGGCGATAGATAGTCAAAACTCCTAAACGCTTGCGTGAGCTTGACGGGCTCGTAGATCACACGCTTCTCGTCCTCGTCGTAGCGCATCTCGACATGACCCGTGAGCGGGAAGTCCTTGCGCTGGGGATGCCCCTCGAAACCGTAGTCGGTCAGGATGCGGCGCAGGTCGGGATGGTCGGCAAAATAGATGCCGTACATGTCCCAGATCTCACGCTCGAGCCAGAACGCCGCGCTGTAGATCGCGAAGCAGGACGGCAGCGGCTCCTCCTCGCCAATGACGACCTTGACGCGGATCCGCAGGTTGTTGCGTAGACTGAGCAGGTTGTAAATCACGTCGAAGCGCTTCTTGCGCTCGGGGTAGTCCACCGCCGTGACGTCGATCAGCTGCTTGAACAGGCAATCGCTGTCGTCACGCAGCCAGGTCAGAAGGTCCAGCAGGCCGTCGCTCGAGGCATGGAGAGTCGCCTGGTCGCGGTCGAACACCATCTCGCCCGCGCAGTCGGGAAAGCGCGCCTGCGCAATTCCACCGATTTCTTGGAGAGCTTCGGTCATGACGTTTTTCTCCCGACCGGCGCTACCGCTTGATGCTTCCGGTGCGGCCGATCTTCTTCTGCAGTTGCAGAATGCCGTAAACTAGGGCTTCGGCCGTCGGCGGACAGCCCGGAATGTAGATGTCGACCGGGACGATTCGGTCGCAGCCGCGCACCACAGAATAAGAATAGTGATAGTAGCCGCCGCCATTGGCGCACGAGCCCATAGAAATAACCCAGCGCGGCTCGGCCATCTGGTCGTAGAGCTTGCGCAGGGCCGGAGCCATCTTGTTGCACAGCGTGCCGGCCACAATCATGACGTCGGACTGGCGCGGGCTGGCGCGCGGAATGACACCGAAGCGATCGAGATCGTAGCGGCTCATGTAGGCGTGGATCATCTCGACGCCGCAACACGCCAAGCCGAAGGTCATCGGCCACAGGCTGCCGGTGCGCGCCCAGTTGACCAGCTTGTCGACATTGGAGAGAACAAAACCCTTGTCCTCAATCTCCTGTCCTACACGCGCGATCAGCGCATCCTGATCGGCTCCAGGCGGGATGTCTTTCAGCAGGGGGTCTACTCCCATTCGAGCGCTCCCTTACGCCACTCATAGATGAAGCCGATGGTCAGGACACCCAAGAAGACGACCATGGACCAGAAGCCAAACAGTCCGATCTCCGAAAGCGACACCGCCCACGGGAAGAGGAAGGCAACCTCGAGATCGAAAATGATGAAGAGAATCGAGACCAGATAGAAGCGCACGTCGAACCGGCCTCGGGCGTCTTCGAAGGCATCGAAACCGCATTCGTAAGCCGAGAGCTTCTCGGGATCGGGCCGCTGCGGTCCGATCAGCCACGACGCACCGATCATGACGCAAGCCATGACGGTGGCGAGCCCCAGGAAGATCAAAACAGACAGGTACTCCAGCAGCAATTCGTTCATGCTCGGCCCCTTGAGCGCCCCTTATATGGCCCATACACGCCGCTGTGAAGCGCGATCTCGGCCACTTGTCAGCGGCTTACGCAAATGCGCGATGTCCAGTTGCGACGTGCTCGCAACTGGACAAACAAAGATCGAATCTGTTGGAAAATGGCGGGAGTGACGGGACTCGAACCCGCGACCTCTGGCGTGACAGGCCAGCACTCTAACCAACTGAGCTACACCCCCAACAGGGCGCCTCGTCTAGGGCACCGAGCCCGATGCTGTCAAGCGGATTGGCGTGGGAATGTCAGGTGTTAGCGGCGGGGTCGGAGAGGAACTGTTTCTTCGCGCGGTCCCTGCCCGATCCAGATTTGAAGTCACGTCCGAGGGCGAAAGCTCTCTCGCGGGATTCGACCACGACATATGGAGCGAGGGTGCATGGCAAGCAGCAGGCGGTCGACGGCCCCTCTTCATTCTCGTGCCGCACCATACGCTGCCGAAGGTCATCTGTTGCACCGACGTAGATCTGGTCGTTGTTGAGACGCAAGAAGTAGACGTACCACATCGCACTGCTTGACTTCCCTTGCCCATGATCCCCTCGTTCGGCGATCTGACGCTGACAAACGACTTTGATCAACTTTGAACATATGACCTCACCAGCTTCCCTACTACGCTCCAAGGGATCTTCGGTAGGTGCTTCCACGCCCTGAATGCCTTCGAGCGACAATCCGCTGTGCAGCTTGCCACCCGAGGCCGAAGGCGGTGGGCGGTGACGGGATCGAACCGCCGACCTACTGGGTGTAAACCAGTCGCTCTGCCAGCTGAGCTAACCGCCCTATGGTGTGAGCCGGAACCGCGCTGTCCCTGAAACGAAAACCGCCGACAGTCGCTTTGACTGCCGGCGGTTCCGAATTCGGCGTGTACCGGCGTTAGTTCACCGAGTCCTTTAGCGCCTTGCCAGCCTTGAACTTGGGCTGCTTCGAAGCCGGGATGTTGATGGTCTCCCCGGTACGAGGATTGCGGCCCTGACTCGCAGCGCGGTGCGCAACCGAGAACGTGCCAAAGCCGACGATACGCACTTCCGTGCCCTTTGCAAGGGAACCTGAAATGGAGTCGAAAACGGCGTCGACGGCACGAGCAGCCTCTGACTTGCTGAGGTCAGCAGAATCAGCAACAATGGCAACGATATCATTCTTGTTCACAGTAAATCCCCCTCCTGCGATCAGTGGTTGGTGATTGAAGTTCACTTGGACGGATATCCCCAGAACCCGCGGATTTTACTGGCACGGTCACAAGCACGTCAACGTGAAGACCGCTGAAAATCGCAGAATTCTGCGGTCATGTGGATGTTTGCAACGTCACGCACACACATTCATGCACTAGCGCTGCCATCCACTCGCCCGGATCAGTGCGTGACAACTTCAGCGTCCTTGCCGTCGTTGGGCACCTTGTCGAGTTCGGCGGCCTCCTCATCCGACCACTCGATCGGCTCGGGGTCTTCGGTCAGGGCGATCTTGATCACCTCGTCGACCGACGACACCGGAATGATGTCGAGGCCTCGCTTCACATTGTCGGGAATGTCGGGGAGATCCTTCTCGTTGTCCTTCGGGATCATGACCGTCTTGATGCCGTCGCGGTGGGCAGCAAGCAGCTTCTCCTTCAGGCCACCGATCGGAAGTACGCGTCCGCGCAGGGTGATCTCGCCGGTCATCGCGACCGAACACTTCACCGGGATACCGGTCAGCGACGAAAGCATCGAGGTGAACATCGCGATACCGGCCGACGGGCCGTCCTTGGGCGTGGCACCTTCAGGAACGTGAACGTGCATGTCGCGGCGATCGAAGATCGTCGGCTTCAGGCCTAGTTCGGGCGCACGGGCACGCAGGTAGCTCTTGGCCGCCTGGATCGACTCCTGCATAACGTCGCCGAGCTTACCGGTGATCGTCATCTTTCCCTTGCCCGGCAAGACAACCGCCTCGATCGAGAGGAGCTCACCGCCGACCTCGGTGTAGGCGAGACCCGTGGTCACACCGACCATGTCGTCATGCTCGGCCTCGCCATAACGGAAGCGGCGGACACCTGCGTATTTGTCGAGGTTGCGCGAGGTGACACGGACCTTCTCGGTCTCGCCCGCAACGATCTCCTTCACGGCCTTGCGCTGCAGGTTTGCGATCTCGCGTTCGAGGTTGCGCACGCCCGCCTCACGGGTGTGGTAGCGGATGAGGTCACGCAAGCCGCCCTCGGAAATGCTCCACTCGTCGTCCTTCAGGCCATGGGCCTCGAACTGCTTGGGGATCAGATGATCCTGGGCAATCCGAACCTTCTCATCCTCGGTGTAGCCGGAGATCCTGATCAGCTCCATGCGGTCGAGCAGAGGCTGCGGGATCTGGATCTTGTTCGCCGTCGTGACGAACATGACGTCCGAAAGATCGTAATCGACCTCAAGATAATGGTCGTTGAAGGCGCTGTTCTGTTCGGGGTCGAGCACCTCCAGCAGGGCCGAGCTGGGATCGCCGCGCCAGTCCTGGCCCAGCTTGTCGATCTCGTCGAGCAGGAAGAGCGGGTTCGACGACTTCGCCTTCTTCATACCCTGGATGATCTTGCCCGGCATCGAGCCGATGTAGGTGCGTCGATGTCCGCGGATCTCGGATTCGTCCCGCACGCCGCCCAGCGACATGCGCACGAAGTTGCGGCCCGTTGCCTTGGCGACCGACTTGCCGAGTGATGTCTTGCCGACGCCCGGAGGGCCGACCAGACACAGGATCGGGCCCTTCAGCTTCTTGCTGCGCGCTTGCACCGCGAGGTACTCGACGATGCGCTCCTTGACCTTCTCAAGGCCGAAGTGGTCGGCATTGAGAAGATCCTGGGCGTGGCTGATGTCGCGCTTGAGCTTGGTGCGCTTCTTCCACGGCACACCGAGCATCCAGTCGAGGTAGTTGCGTACGACCGTCGATTCGGCCGACATCGGACTCATCGTCCGAAGCTTCTTGACCTCGGCAAGCGCCTTTTCGGTCGCCTCCTTGGTCAGCTTCGTCTTCTTGATCTTTTCTTCGTACTCGCCAGACTCGTCGCGGCCGTCCTCGCCCTCGCCGAGCTCCTTCTGAATGGCCTTCATCTGCTCGTTCAGATAGTACTCGCGCTGGGTCTTCTCCATTTGACGCTTGACGCGACCGCGGATGCGCTTCTCGACCTGCATCACGCCGATCTCGCCCTCGATCAGGCCGTAGACCCGCTCCAGCCGTTCCAGGACGGAATTGACCTCGAGCAGCGCCTGCTTGTCGGCCACCTTGATCGTCAGGTGCGACGCCACGGTGTCGACGAGCTTGCCGTAGTTCTCGATCTGATTGAGCGAGACCAGCACCTCGGGCGGAATCTTCTTGTTGAGCTTCACATACTCTTCGAACTGGCTGACCACGGCGCGAGCCAAGGCCTGCAGTTCGCGTTCGTCTTCGGCCTTGTCGTCGAGCATCTCGGCGTAGACTTGGACGAAGTCCTCGTTCGGATGGAAATCGGCAATCCGGGCTCGCTGTCCGCCCTCGACCAGCACTTTCACCGTGCCGTCCGGCAGCTTCAACAGCTGCAGCACCGTCGAAACGGTGCCGATCTCATGAATGTCCTCAGGACCGGGATCGTCTTGGGAACCGTCCTTCTGGGCAACGAGCAGAAGCTGCTTGTCGTCCTTCATGATGTCTTCCAACGCCTTGACCGATTTCTCGCGCCCGACGAAGAGCGGGACGATCATATGCGGGAAAACAACGATATCGCGCAGCGGGAGCACTGCATAAAGGACACCTCGGGCCAAACTCACGGCATTCGCCTCCAGTTTTAGACTTGAAACGGCCACAAAATATGTTGCGACACTTCTAAGGACCGATATATCCAGTCGATTTGGCGTTCGAAACAGCGACATCAAGGGTTGACACGCCATTCAGACGAACTTTAAGAGGCCGAATGGTGTTCAAGCCCCAATTCGGAAGAAATTCACACCACGATCAGGACGCAGGGGCGATTTCCTCGTCACGATCGGAGTAGATCATCAGCGGCTGGCTGCCGTGCTCGACGACCTCGCGGTTCACGACGACTTCCTCGACGCCTTCCAGGGTCGGGAGGTCGAACATGGTGTCGAGCAGAATCGTTTCCAGGATCGACCGCAGGCCACGGGCGCCGGTCTTGCGCGCAATGGCCTTTCGCGCGACCGCGCGCAGGGCGTCTTCGGTGAAGGCGAGCTTGATGCCCTCCATCTCGAAGAGCTTCTGATACTGCTTGACCAGCGCGTTCTTCGGTTCCGCCAGGATCTCGATCAGCGCGTCCTCGTCGAGATCGTCCAGCGTTGCGATCACAGGCAGTCGGCCAACGAACTCGGGGATCAGGCCGAACTTCAGCAAATCCTCCGGCTCGACCTCACGCAGCACGTCGCCGGTCTTACGCTCCTCCGGAGAGCGCACGTCGGCACCGAAGCCGATCGACGTCGGCTGGCCGCGATCGGAGATGATCTTCTCAAGGCCTGCGAACGCACCGCCGCAGACAAACAGGATGTTGGTCGTGTCGACCTGCAGGAACTCCTGCTGGGGGTGCTTGCGCCCGCCCTGCGGCGGCACCGACGCGACGGTGCCTTCCATGATCTTGAGCAGCGCCTGCTGCACCCCCTCGCCCGACACGTCGCGGGTGATCGAGGGGTTGTCGGACTTGCGCGCGATCTTGTCGACCTCGTCGATGAAGACGATGCCACGCTGCGCACGCTCGACATTGTAGTCGGCCGCCTGGACCAGCTTCAGGATGATGTTCTCGACATCTTCACCGACGTAGCCGGCCTCGGTCAGCGTCGTGGCGTCCGCCATGGTGAACGGAACATCCAGAATGCGCGCCAGCGTCTGGGCCAGCAGCGTCTTGCCGCAGCCGGTTGGGCCGATCAGCAGGATGTTCGACTTGGCGAGTTCGACCGCATCACCGCGACCGCCATTGTTCAGGCGCTTGTAGTGGTTGTGAACGGCAACCGAGAGGATGCGCTTGGCATGATCTTGGCCGATCACATAGTCCATCAGGACCTGGTTGATCTCCCGCGGCGTCGGCACGCCATCGCGCGACTTGACGAGCGAGCTCTTACTCTCCTCGCGGATGATGTCCATGCACAGCTCGACGCATTCGTCGCAGATAAACACGGTCGGTCCCGCGATCAGCTTGCGCACCTCGTGCTGGCTCTTGCCGCAGAAGGAACAGTAGAGAGTGTTCTTGGAGTTGCCGCTCTTACTCATTCGGCAGGTTCCTCATGAGGGCCTGTCACAACAATATGTTAGTCAGACTAATCCAGACAACACAACCTGTGCTGTCCTGTGACGATTCATACGTTTCATGCTGTGTGGAAAACGCAACGCCTGTTATCACGAATCCTCGCCCGCGAGCTCGACCTCGGCACGGGAGGTGACAACCTCGTCGATAAGACCGAACTCCTTGGCTTGATCTGGCGTCATGAACGTGTCGCGTTCCATGCTCTCCTCGACAACCTTGAGCGGCTGCCCGGTATGCTGCGCAAAGATCTGGTTGAGACGTTCGCGGACAAAAAGGATCTCGCGGGCATGAATCTCGATGTCGGAGGCTTGGCCGCGCGCGCCGCCGGAAGGCTGATGGATCATGATCCGTGACTGGGGCAGCGCGAAGCGGTGTCCCCTGGAACCGGCGCACAGCAGAAGCGCACCCATCGACGCGGCCTGACCGATGCAGAGCGTCTGCACGTTGGGGCGAATGTATTGCATCGTGTCGTACATCGCGAGCCCCGCCGTTACCGCCCCGCCGGGCGAGTTGACGTAAAGCGCGATATCCTTGGTCGGATTGTCAGCCTCAAGAAACAGGAGCTGGGCGCAGATCAGGCTCGCCACATGATCGTTCACACCACCTGTGAGGAAGATGATCCGCTCCTTCAGAAGCATGGAGTAGATATCATAGGCGCGCTCGCCGCGCGCCGTCTGCTCCACGACCATGGGAACCAGGGTGTTGGCGTAAATCTCGTACGGGTCGCTCATGGGCGGGTCCTGTGCCTTCTTCTATGGAGCGCTGGGCCGATCAGCCCTCGCTCTCGTCATTCTTCTTCTTCACAGCCTTCTTGGCTGTTGCCTTCTTCGCTGGTTGCTTCTCTTTCTTGTCTTCGGCTTCGGCCATCTCACCGTCCTCGCCATCGCCAGCGAACTCGGCATTCTCGATCTCGAAGAACTCCGACGGCGTGACGGTGCGCTCAGTCAGCGTCACCTGAGTCAAGATTTTGTCGACCACGCGATCTTCAAGGATGGGCGCTGTCAACTCCTGCATCGCCTGGGGATTCTCCTGATAGTACTGGATGACCCTGGCTTCCTGACCGGGGAACTGGCGGGCACGCTCGATCACTGCCTGCTGCATGTCTTCGGGCGTGACCTGGATGTCGTTGGCGCGACCGATCTCGCTCAGCAGAAGACCGAGGCGGACTCGGCGTTCGGCGATGCGCCGATACTCCGTGCGCATCGCTTCGCGCTTCTCGTCACTGACCGGCTCGCTGTCGCCTTCATCGCCGGACTCGCCGGCGCTGTTGGCCTGTTGCTCGAGCTCACGTTCGACCTGGGTCCAGATCGTATCGAACTCGGTGTCGACCAGGCTCGGCGGCACATCGAACGAATAGGCGTCCGAGAGCTTGTCGAGCAGGCCGCGCTTCACACGCTTCCGGCTGACCTGCTTGTACTCCATGGCCAGACGCTCACGCATCTGGTCGCGCAGGCCGTCGAGGTTCTCGGCACCCTGCCCCTTGGCGAACTCATCATCGAGTTCCGGCGTTTCAGCCGTACGCACTTCCTTGACCGTGATGTCGAAGGCCGCGGTCTTGCCGGCCAGGTGCTCGGCATCGTAGTCGTCGGGGAACGGAACATCGACGGTGTAGCTGTCGCCGGTTCTCTTGCCCTCCAGGCTCGCCTCGAACTCGGGCAGGAGTTGGCCGGTGCCGATCTCGGCGACATGGTCCTCGGCGGTGCCACCGGAGAACTCCTCGCCGTCGATACGGCCGACAAAGTCGATCCGCACGGTGTTGCCCTGTTCGACGACATGGCCTTCGTCGGCCTCCCTGAACGACTTGCTGCGCTCACGCAGGCGTTCGAGCGCCTCGTCGACCTCGTTGTCGGTCACCTTGATGACCGTGTTCTCAAGCTCGAAGGCCGAGAAATCGCCCGTGTCAATCTCGGGCAGCACCTCGACGGCCATGAGGTATTCGAGGTCTGCGCCCTCGTCGAACGACATGTCCTCGATGCTGGGCTGCACAGCCGGCCTGACACCTTGCTGGGTTATGACCTCACCGGAGCTGTCCTGCAGTGTCTGCTGGACGACCTCACTGATCACCGCCTGGCCAAACTGGCGCTTGAGCAGGTCGACGGGCACCTTGCCCGGACGAAAACCCTTGAGCTGCACCGTTCGCTGCAGCTCGTTCAGCCGTGCGTCGATAAGGCTGGTCATGTCTTCGGCTGCGATAACAACCTTGTATTCGCGTTTCAGGCCGTCAGAAGCGGTCTCGGTAACCTGCATGGAAGTGCCGTGTGTCTGGGGTTGGTCGGAACCTGGGCTCAATACCCGGCCGGCGATGGATACATAGGGAACATGGTGCGGGCGGAGGGACTTGAACCCCCACGACGTTAGTCACCAGAACCTAAATCTGGCGTGTCTACCAATTCCACCACGCCCGCGCCGCTCGGGCCGAGACCAAGCCTGCAGTCTGGGGCGGTCCATATAGTCTCGATTGCAGCCCCTCGCAACCGCGAGCGTCATGCTTCGTCGCGTCGCGCAAGCCGCGCCAGCGAACGAACATCGGCCGATGCGGGAATCTTGCCCTTCGTGACGAAGGCCTCGTGGTTCTGGGCGATGTCATTGAGCCGGTAGAGATAGTTGACCATTAGGCCGGCCGATTCCGCGAGCCCCTTGGCGGAGAGATCACCCATCCAGTTGATCCGCTCGACCCGGGCACCGTTCGAGAGATGGAACCGGGCCACGGCATCGACCGGGCGATCGCCGCGCTTCTCATCAATGAGGTAACGTGCGCCAAGCACCATGATCTGCTGGCGCCAGGCACGCAGGGCTTCCCGGTCTTCGGATTCGACCGCCTTCGCAAGTGCTTCTGGCGCGATGCCCGACTCCAGACCGGCTGGCGCAAAGCCAAGCTGGCGCGCTTCGGCAAGATGGCCCTCGAGCCAGCGTCGGAACCCAGGCATGGGCGAGAGCGTCGCGAATGTCTTGAGGTTCGGCAGCTCGCGACGCAGCTCGTCGACGACACGTTTGATGAGGAAATCGCCCAGGCTGACCCCCGCAAGTCCGCGCTGCGTGTTGGAGATCGAGTAGAAAATCGCCGCTTCGGCTTCAGTCGGCGCGGTCAGGGGCGCATCGGGGTCGAGCAGACGCTGGACACTGCCCGCCATGTTATCGACCAGCGCGACCTCGACGAAGATGAGCGGCTCATCCGGGATATTCGGATGGAAAAAGGCAAAGAGACGGCGATCACTCTCCAACCGGTTCTTGAGGTCGTTCCAGTTCTGGATGCGGTGAACGGCCTCGTACGCAATCAACTTCTCCAGAAGCGACGCCGGCGAATCCCAGTTCAGACTGCGGAGTTGCAGAAAGCCGACGTCGAACCAGCCCGACAGGAGGCGCCGGAGATCGTCGGCGACCCGGAGCAGAATAGGTTCCTCTCGACGATGTGCCAGCGCGTCGGCCCGTATGTCGACGAGGAACTTCAAGCCGTTGGGAAGACCGTTGAACTGGGTGAAGAGCCGCATCCGCGACGGCTCGGTCGCATCGCGCAGCGAGGTCGCAAGGGCGCGCTGTGTGCCAGTGTCCTCAGCCTGCAGCAGGGCCGAGGCCTCACGCTCGACCTCGTCGAGATCGACGTCGAACTCTTCTGCGAGCATGACCAGAAAACGGCGCTGACCGTCACGATCAAGCGCCAGATAGTGTTGGCCGATCCCAGCCGCCCGACCGCGTGCCAGCGCTTCGCCCCCCTTTCCCTTGATGCAGGCCTGAATGCGTTCACGAAGACGCTCCCGGGCCTCATCGGGAAGACCGGGCCTGACGGATCCGGACACGCGAACCAGCGCGGCTTCGGCGATGTCCTGCCAGGCGGTGGAGAGCTGGGTCAGCGCCCGATCCCAGAACCCATCGTTACCGCCGGTCATGTATCCTCCGAAAGCAGACCACGCAGAACGGCGGGCACGGCCTCCGGCAAATCTTCCGCGATGAGGCCGACACCGCAATGACGTCCGGTCTCGCCGTGAAGCCAGACGGCCATGGCTGCCGCATCGAACGGTGACCGGCCCTGCGCCAGCAGACCGCCGGCAAAGCCTGCCAACACATCCCCTGATCCGGCCGTCGCGAGATCGGCTGGCGCGTTGTCGTTGATCATCGCAGTTCCGTCGGGCGCAACAATGACGGTGTCGGGCCCCTTGA containing:
- a CDS encoding malonyl-CoA decarboxylase, yielding MTGGNDGFWDRALTQLSTAWQDIAEAALVRVSGSVRPGLPDEARERLRERIQACIKGKGGEALARGRAAGIGQHYLALDRDGQRRFLVMLAEEFDVDLDEVEREASALLQAEDTGTQRALATSLRDATEPSRMRLFTQFNGLPNGLKFLVDIRADALAHRREEPILLRVADDLRRLLSGWFDVGFLQLRSLNWDSPASLLEKLIAYEAVHRIQNWNDLKNRLESDRRLFAFFHPNIPDEPLIFVEVALVDNMAGSVQRLLDPDAPLTAPTEAEAAIFYSISNTQRGLAGVSLGDFLIKRVVDELRRELPNLKTFATLSPMPGFRRWLEGHLAEARQLGFAPAGLESGIAPEALAKAVESEDREALRAWRQQIMVLGARYLIDEKRGDRPVDAVARFHLSNGARVERINWMGDLSAKGLAESAGLMVNYLYRLNDIAQNHEAFVTKGKIPASADVRSLARLARRDEA